The following coding sequences lie in one Paenibacillus durus ATCC 35681 genomic window:
- a CDS encoding polysaccharide pyruvyl transferase family protein has product MKIMMFAHGGSLNRGCEAIVRSSAQMIKENISGARVFLASEQPHTDRAIPDLDGIYDGSKSEIVRPSLQWMMSAVRFKLLKDESYATGIIEQNTISRIKDVDVCMSIGGDNYCYGEQPGWYEIDRRVKRQGKKLVLWGCSIGEEDMTDRKLADLKLFDLILARESLTYNMLQEQGLRNVRLCADPAFTMAKEELPLPDGWQPGNTIGVNFSPLVSSRNKQSGSAVRELLSHILRTTDMTIALTPHVMVDGNNDYELLRLFHEEFKDTGRVILLPDHLTAVQYKGYIARMRFFIGARTHATIAAYSNFVPTMVLGYSVKSKGIAKDLFGEEKLVLGIKEISSGGNLIAKFSEMLVEEEEIKAALRQSVPRIQQMSYKAVDYLKELA; this is encoded by the coding sequence ATGAAAATTATGATGTTTGCGCATGGCGGCAGCTTAAATCGGGGATGCGAGGCGATTGTCCGCTCCTCCGCTCAAATGATCAAGGAGAACATCAGCGGAGCAAGGGTGTTCCTGGCATCCGAGCAGCCGCATACCGACCGGGCCATTCCGGACCTGGACGGAATTTACGACGGCTCCAAATCGGAGATCGTGAGGCCGTCCCTGCAGTGGATGATGTCCGCGGTCCGTTTCAAGCTGCTTAAGGATGAGTCCTATGCCACCGGGATCATTGAACAGAACACGATCAGCCGGATCAAGGACGTCGATGTGTGTATGTCCATTGGGGGCGATAATTACTGCTACGGCGAGCAGCCGGGCTGGTATGAGATCGACCGCAGAGTCAAGCGGCAGGGCAAGAAGCTGGTGCTGTGGGGCTGTTCGATTGGGGAAGAAGACATGACCGACAGAAAGCTTGCCGATCTTAAGTTGTTCGACTTGATTCTGGCCCGCGAAAGCCTGACATACAATATGCTGCAAGAGCAGGGCCTGCGAAATGTCCGGCTATGCGCCGATCCGGCCTTTACGATGGCTAAGGAGGAGCTTCCGCTTCCTGACGGCTGGCAGCCCGGAAATACAATAGGCGTTAACTTTAGCCCGCTCGTCAGCAGCCGCAACAAGCAGTCGGGCTCGGCGGTGCGCGAATTGCTGTCGCATATTTTGCGGACGACGGATATGACGATTGCGCTGACCCCGCATGTGATGGTGGACGGCAACAACGACTATGAGCTTTTACGGTTATTCCATGAGGAATTTAAAGACACCGGCAGAGTCATCCTGCTTCCCGATCATCTCACGGCGGTTCAATATAAAGGCTATATTGCGCGGATGAGATTCTTCATCGGGGCCAGGACCCATGCAACCATTGCGGCATACTCCAATTTTGTTCCCACGATGGTGCTTGGTTACAGCGTCAAGTCCAAGGGGATTGCGAAAGATCTGTTCGGCGAGGAGAAGCTGGTGCTCGGTATTAAGGAAATTTCCAGCGGCGGCAATCTGATTGCTAAATTTAGTGAAATGCTGGTAGAAGAAGAAGAGATTAAGGCGGCGCTGAGGCAATCCGTACCCCGGATTCAGCAAATGTCCTATAAAGCGGTCGACTACTTGAAAGAGCTCGCCTAG
- a CDS encoding nucleotidyltransferase family protein — protein sequence MRNPFALKTEVLSTEMQLLLALLGAEKVEDLPVRRPELFRGMDWEAFIELAVHHRVYPNLYPKLKNLREDAVPAEVISCLYNFYSRNTFQMLHLSGEMEFIGGELDRKNIRALFLKGPVIAKDLYGDISLRTSCDLDLLIPLTELDAAESLLAGLGYVKDDYIHTVLNDWKWRHHHTTFTHPKKGIKVELHWRLNPAPSREPDFEELWSRRRISDLTRQPIAYLGQEDLFLFLVSHGARHGWSRLRWLLDIKQLLLQQPDAGKLTALLRKYHYYHAGGQALTLAGGLLDAEISAGLRSMERAPKSRAMAQQAMFYLERMINLHSIPVPEDVASYHKRHQFALLAPIQKFKFILSFLFPYPEDAETLPLPKNLHFLYFPLRPFLWAWRKTVGVQR from the coding sequence ATGAGAAATCCATTTGCTCTGAAGACGGAAGTCCTATCAACCGAAATGCAGCTTCTTCTGGCGCTTCTTGGCGCGGAGAAGGTGGAGGATTTGCCTGTCCGCCGTCCGGAGCTGTTCCGTGGGATGGACTGGGAAGCGTTTATCGAGCTGGCTGTGCATCACCGCGTGTACCCTAATCTTTATCCCAAGCTGAAAAATCTGAGGGAGGACGCGGTGCCGGCCGAAGTAATCAGCTGTCTTTATAATTTCTACAGCCGGAATACGTTTCAGATGCTTCATTTGAGCGGTGAAATGGAGTTTATTGGAGGGGAGCTGGACCGAAAGAATATCCGCGCGCTTTTTCTGAAAGGTCCGGTCATTGCCAAGGATCTCTATGGCGATATATCCCTGCGAACCTCCTGTGACCTGGATCTGCTGATCCCGCTTACCGAACTGGATGCGGCGGAGTCCTTGCTGGCCGGTCTCGGCTATGTGAAAGACGATTATATCCATACCGTTCTGAACGATTGGAAGTGGAGGCATCACCATACAACCTTTACCCATCCGAAAAAAGGAATCAAAGTGGAGCTTCACTGGAGACTTAATCCCGCTCCTTCTAGAGAGCCTGACTTTGAAGAACTGTGGAGCCGCAGGCGGATTAGCGATCTGACCCGGCAGCCGATCGCTTATTTGGGGCAGGAGGACTTGTTCCTGTTTCTCGTCTCCCACGGGGCGCGGCACGGATGGTCGAGGCTGCGGTGGCTGCTGGATATCAAACAGCTATTGCTTCAACAGCCGGATGCCGGGAAATTGACCGCTCTGCTCCGCAAATATCATTACTACCATGCCGGCGGGCAGGCGTTGACGCTGGCCGGCGGACTGCTGGACGCCGAGATCTCCGCCGGGCTTCGCAGCATGGAGCGCGCCCCGAAATCGCGGGCAATGGCGCAGCAGGCGATGTTCTACTTGGAACGGATGATCAATCTGCATTCCATCCCCGTTCCTGAGGACGTTGCCTCTTATCACAAGCGGCATCAATTTGCGCTGCTTGCGCCGATTCAGAAGTTTAAGTTTATCCTGAGCTTTCTTTTTCCCTATCCGGAGGATGCGGAAACGCTGCCTCTGCCGAAAAATTTGCATTTTCTATATTTTCCGCTGCGGCCTTTTTTGTGGGCCTGGAGAAAAACGGTAGGTGTGCAGAGATGA
- a CDS encoding glycosyltransferase: MRYNVSVIIPVFNAEPYLAECIRSLQAQTLTDCEFIFVNDGSLDGSRVIIEAAMKDDPRIRLINQENQGVSMARNRGLVIATGEYVGFVDADDYIESDMYSTLYGLAALERCDAVVSNLESEIDGRPVVTRYPFAQGRLLDREFIQAEILPRFLKADDLNTSVNKIYKRSVISEHSIKFPEKVALGEDALFNIHFFARAASMRYIDYTGYHYREVQGSATRNIMEKDYFGQALRIYQTEPPEIYRELLSEPLIKRLKAIRFIKTAMACIYIYLKPSKTVTFRQRYRYISQLINNPHVREALPVYCEAEFGQLGRFEKATIMMIRTRLTLGLVGIAAYSRLRNA, encoded by the coding sequence GTGCGGTATAATGTCAGCGTTATTATTCCGGTATTTAACGCGGAGCCTTATCTTGCCGAGTGCATCCGGTCCCTTCAAGCCCAGACACTTACGGATTGCGAGTTCATTTTTGTCAACGACGGCTCTCTAGATGGCAGCCGGGTGATCATCGAAGCCGCGATGAAGGATGATCCCCGTATCCGGCTGATCAACCAGGAGAACCAGGGGGTGAGCATGGCGCGAAACCGGGGGCTGGTGATCGCTACGGGGGAATATGTCGGCTTCGTTGACGCTGATGATTACATCGAAAGCGATATGTACAGCACGTTGTACGGCCTGGCGGCGCTTGAGCGCTGCGATGCCGTGGTCTCGAATCTGGAGAGCGAGATCGACGGGCGGCCGGTCGTCACCCGATATCCTTTTGCCCAAGGAAGGCTGCTGGACAGGGAATTTATCCAAGCGGAAATCCTGCCCCGTTTTTTGAAGGCCGATGATCTGAATACGTCGGTCAATAAGATATACAAGCGGAGCGTCATTTCGGAGCATTCCATCAAGTTTCCGGAAAAGGTGGCTTTGGGCGAGGACGCGCTGTTCAATATTCATTTTTTTGCCCGGGCCGCTTCTATGAGATATATCGATTACACGGGTTACCACTACAGAGAGGTGCAGGGGAGCGCCACTAGGAATATTATGGAAAAAGATTACTTCGGCCAGGCACTCCGGATTTATCAGACGGAACCGCCGGAAATCTATAGAGAGCTCCTGTCCGAGCCTCTTATTAAGCGTTTGAAAGCCATTCGTTTTATCAAGACGGCCATGGCCTGCATCTACATTTATTTGAAGCCTTCCAAGACGGTAACCTTCCGGCAAAGGTATCGCTACATAAGCCAATTAATCAACAACCCTCACGTAAGGGAGGCGCTGCCCGTATATTGCGAAGCGGAATTCGGACAACTGGGCAGGTTCGAGAAGGCGACCATAATGATGATCCGTACCAGATTGACACTGGGCCTCGTAGGCATAGCCGCTTACAGCAGGCTGAGAAACGCCTAA
- a CDS encoding glycosyltransferase, which translates to MTKKLLFVIPSLTSGGGERSLINLLSQIDYNAYEVDLFLLNHEGLFMEFIPPEVNVLPVPKHYKRFVLPLPKAVLKLLLAGHFTLVYHRLMFSLKNRGAGNDSVKEQYSWKHLSCFFHILPKKYDTAIGFLEKTSIYFCVEKAKAKSKIGWIHIDYDKLGMDPVFDERYFEQLQHLVTVSEECANILVKRFPEQDHKVNVIHNIVSPVLIKQLAMQNPPDDFSSNEDGINILSIGRLHPQKAFELAIEACKELVDKGYNVRWSIIGDGEERQKLTQMIRHYGLQDHFRLLGLRSNPYPYIQRADLYVQTSRFEGKSIAIDEAKILKKPIVVTNFSTARDQIRHGFDGLIVDMNPSAIAAGIEQLIADRGLRARLSDNLGQLELGTEDEIYKFYNLLA; encoded by the coding sequence ATGACAAAAAAACTTCTATTTGTTATACCGAGTCTGACTTCCGGCGGCGGTGAACGGAGTCTGATCAATCTGCTGAGCCAAATCGACTATAACGCGTATGAGGTTGACCTTTTCTTGTTGAATCATGAAGGACTGTTTATGGAGTTTATTCCGCCGGAAGTGAATGTGCTGCCCGTCCCCAAGCATTACAAACGCTTTGTCCTGCCTCTGCCCAAGGCTGTGCTGAAGCTGCTGTTGGCTGGACATTTTACACTGGTGTATCACCGCCTCATGTTTAGCCTGAAGAACCGGGGCGCAGGCAATGACTCCGTGAAAGAGCAGTACAGCTGGAAGCACCTGTCGTGTTTTTTCCATATTCTACCTAAGAAGTATGATACGGCGATCGGGTTCCTTGAGAAGACTTCGATCTATTTCTGTGTCGAGAAGGCCAAGGCCAAGAGCAAAATCGGCTGGATTCATATTGACTACGATAAGCTCGGGATGGACCCCGTCTTTGACGAACGTTATTTCGAGCAGCTGCAGCATCTGGTCACGGTATCGGAAGAATGCGCCAACATATTGGTCAAAAGATTTCCGGAGCAGGACCACAAGGTCAATGTGATTCATAATATTGTGTCCCCGGTGCTGATCAAGCAGCTCGCCATGCAAAATCCGCCCGATGATTTCAGCAGCAATGAGGATGGAATTAACATTCTATCCATCGGCCGGCTGCATCCGCAAAAAGCCTTCGAGTTGGCTATTGAAGCCTGCAAAGAGCTGGTCGATAAAGGCTACAACGTCCGTTGGAGCATTATCGGCGATGGAGAGGAACGGCAAAAGCTGACCCAGATGATCCGCCATTACGGGCTTCAGGATCATTTCAGGCTGCTGGGACTCCGCTCCAACCCGTATCCCTATATCCAAAGGGCCGATTTGTATGTCCAAACCTCCCGGTTCGAGGGCAAATCCATCGCGATCGATGAGGCGAAAATATTGAAAAAACCAATCGTGGTCACCAACTTCAGCACCGCCAGAGACCAAATCCGCCACGGCTTCGACGGGCTGATCGTGGACATGAATCCGTCCGCCATCGCGGCGGGAATCGAGCAGCTTATCGCGGATCGGGGGCTTCGAGCCCGGCTGTCGGATAATCTGGGGCAGCTTGAGCTTGGGACCGAGGATGAAATTTATAAGTTCTATAATTTACTCGCATAG
- a CDS encoding lipopolysaccharide biosynthesis protein — MRVKNSIINITAGIGNQLVITLLSFVSRTVFINRLGIEYLGVNGLFTNILSMLTLAEAGIGTSIMYSLYKPVAENDYEKIGRLMRLYRRAYLVIALVVTLLGLSVMPFLNVIVKDHSVEHLHLIYLIFLLNTVTPYLFSYKNSFLSVNQKNYIVTVAFSVTSIISTCLKIGILYYTSNYILFLIVDSVLTITTSILLTVVANRKYPYLKQKVIGRLDAGTRNGIVKNVKAIIIQNIGSYLVLETESILISTFVSLKAVGLYSNYKMLIDIARTFINQVFINLYHSVGNLVSSESTEKVYSVYKVMLLLSFWLYSLLAILLYIVLAPFITLWIGEKFLMSSGVLAILLLLFYERGMRNPITTVKTTAGIFQADRYVPLAQAAVGLGISVILVRQTGIAGVFIGSLAGALAMPFWTTPYLVYKKVFHRPISEHYRLYAYFTIIGVGAFFAAYSASGLIRANSFPLLIVKGAVAFIVVNLIYVLLFHRRAEFAYLQGIAKTLLGKVTVRFGPLKKTEVD, encoded by the coding sequence ATGAGAGTAAAAAACTCCATCATTAATATAACGGCGGGCATCGGCAATCAACTGGTGATCACCCTGCTTAGCTTTGTCTCTAGAACCGTCTTCATTAACCGGCTGGGCATCGAGTATTTAGGCGTCAACGGCTTGTTCACGAACATTCTCTCGATGCTGACGCTCGCCGAGGCGGGAATCGGGACGAGTATTATGTACAGTCTGTATAAGCCGGTGGCGGAGAATGATTATGAGAAGATCGGCCGGTTAATGCGGCTGTACCGCAGAGCCTATCTGGTCATCGCGCTTGTAGTCACATTGCTCGGACTGTCGGTCATGCCTTTTCTGAACGTGATCGTCAAGGATCATAGCGTGGAGCATCTGCATTTGATTTACCTGATCTTTTTGCTCAATACGGTAACGCCCTATCTTTTCTCCTATAAAAATTCATTCCTAAGCGTTAATCAGAAGAACTACATCGTAACTGTGGCCTTCTCGGTGACTTCCATTATCTCCACCTGCCTGAAGATCGGCATCCTGTATTATACGTCGAACTACATCCTTTTTCTGATTGTGGACAGCGTGCTGACGATAACGACCTCCATCCTGTTAACAGTCGTCGCGAACCGGAAATACCCTTATCTGAAGCAAAAAGTGATAGGCAGGCTGGATGCCGGAACGAGGAATGGAATCGTCAAAAATGTAAAAGCGATTATCATCCAGAATATCGGCAGCTACCTGGTGCTCGAAACGGAAAGCATCCTGATCTCCACCTTTGTCAGCCTCAAGGCCGTCGGCTTGTATTCCAACTATAAAATGCTGATCGATATCGCCAGAACGTTCATCAATCAGGTGTTCATTAATCTGTATCACAGCGTTGGCAATCTCGTGTCGAGCGAAAGTACGGAAAAAGTGTACAGCGTATATAAAGTCATGCTGCTGCTCAGCTTTTGGCTGTACTCGCTGCTAGCGATACTGTTATATATCGTGCTCGCGCCGTTCATCACGCTGTGGATCGGAGAAAAGTTCCTGATGAGCAGCGGGGTTCTTGCCATTCTGCTGCTTCTGTTCTATGAGCGCGGGATGCGCAATCCGATCACGACGGTGAAGACCACAGCGGGTATTTTTCAAGCAGACCGGTATGTTCCGCTGGCTCAGGCGGCGGTCGGCTTGGGCATTTCCGTTATTTTAGTGCGGCAGACCGGGATTGCGGGAGTCTTCATCGGCTCCTTGGCCGGCGCTCTGGCTATGCCTTTTTGGACAACACCCTATTTAGTGTATAAAAAGGTATTCCATCGACCCATATCGGAGCACTACCGACTTTATGCATACTTCACTATAATAGGGGTGGGCGCTTTTTTTGCGGCATATTCAGCGAGTGGTCTGATCCGTGCGAATAGCTTTCCGCTTCTCATCGTTAAAGGCGCGGTCGCGTTCATCGTTGTCAATCTCATCTATGTGCTGCTCTTTCACCGCAGAGCTGAATTTGCCTACCTGCAAGGAATCGCCAAGACACTGCTTGGAAAGGTCACTGTAAGGTTCGGCCCATTAAAAAAGACGGAGGTTGATTAG
- a CDS encoding glycoside hydrolase family 88 protein: MFGLTFGLIVIVIVLIIALIDAAPVFGDWFGRIHIGRYGDRHVWAKAVTEIGAKWLTRTPKIKLTDNTRLIVLDMLRGNYTRPAIQHWQEASLLLGFHSYLSNNTDPKAEAAVNALISSKFDSAGQWNHPPQQVDGAILAYGVMKHSAGRPEAYKAAMDQMWELIREHIGEDGTVQYRKSMKDYRYVDTIGFICPFLVVYGLRYGKPECIELAVRQILEYERFGMLQGTSIPCHAYSTGTKYPLGLYGWGRGLGWYAIGLIDAWRELPDSHEYKKPLEEAVVRFARSALAVQGEQGQWNWTVTRPESRADSSATAMLAWFMLNAAQIEEISRECAAAADSAILYLMKATRRNGAVDFSQGDTKDIGVYSVLFNILPFTQGFCIRLANSKDQ; this comes from the coding sequence ATATTTGGTCTAACGTTTGGTCTCATAGTCATCGTAATCGTACTGATCATAGCGCTTATTGATGCGGCGCCTGTCTTTGGAGACTGGTTCGGGAGGATTCACATCGGCAGATACGGCGACAGGCATGTCTGGGCGAAAGCCGTTACGGAAATCGGCGCGAAATGGCTGACAAGAACGCCCAAAATTAAGCTTACCGACAATACCCGGTTGATCGTGCTGGATATGCTGAGAGGCAACTATACGAGACCGGCCATTCAGCATTGGCAAGAGGCTTCCCTGCTGCTCGGCTTTCACAGCTATTTAAGCAATAACACCGATCCGAAGGCGGAAGCAGCGGTGAACGCCCTGATCTCTTCCAAATTTGACAGCGCCGGCCAGTGGAATCACCCGCCGCAGCAGGTGGATGGCGCCATCTTGGCTTACGGGGTGATGAAGCATTCCGCAGGGCGGCCGGAGGCGTATAAAGCCGCGATGGATCAAATGTGGGAGCTGATCCGGGAGCATATCGGCGAAGATGGGACGGTGCAGTACCGCAAATCGATGAAGGATTACCGTTACGTGGATACGATCGGCTTTATTTGCCCCTTCCTGGTGGTATACGGATTGCGATACGGAAAGCCGGAATGTATCGAGCTGGCCGTAAGACAAATTCTCGAGTATGAGCGGTTCGGAATGCTGCAAGGAACATCAATACCGTGCCATGCGTACAGCACTGGGACGAAGTATCCGCTTGGCCTGTACGGCTGGGGAAGAGGGCTCGGATGGTATGCCATCGGCCTTATTGACGCTTGGCGGGAGCTCCCGGACAGCCATGAATACAAGAAGCCGCTGGAGGAAGCCGTCGTGCGGTTTGCCCGCTCCGCTCTAGCGGTGCAGGGGGAGCAGGGGCAGTGGAACTGGACGGTAACGAGACCTGAATCGAGAGCCGATTCCTCGGCGACCGCGATGCTGGCCTGGTTTATGCTGAACGCGGCACAGATCGAAGAAATATCACGGGAATGTGCGGCCGCCGCTGATTCAGCGATTCTCTATTTAATGAAGGCAACGAGAAGGAACGGCGCCGTTGATTTTTCTCAGGGAGATACCAAGGACATCGGCGTTTACTCCGTCCTGTTCAATATTCTGCCGTTCACGCAGGGCTTTTGCATCCGCTTGGCCAACTCGAAGGATCAATAG
- the galE gene encoding UDP-glucose 4-epimerase GalE, which translates to MAILITGGAGYIGSHTAVELLEAGYEVVIVDNFANSHPEAIKRIGEITGKPFAFYELDLLDREALDDVFARHAVEAVIHFAGLKAVGESVQIPLKYYHTNIMSTLSLCEIMQKHGVFRIVFSSSATVYGAPESVPITEEFPTGATNPYGRTKEMIEHILRDIAVSDSRWGISILRYFNPIGAHKSGRIGEDPNGIPNNLLPYISQVAVGKLAKLSIFGNDYPTADGTGVRDYIHVVDLAQGHLKALERITGRTGVDVYNLGTGRGLSVLEIVKAFEKVSGQAIPYQIVERRAGDIAVCYADTFKANEELGWKAARGIEEMCEDTWRWQSANPRGYAESELEPLK; encoded by the coding sequence ATGGCTATTCTTATCACCGGAGGCGCCGGTTACATTGGCAGCCATACCGCGGTGGAACTGCTGGAAGCGGGATATGAAGTTGTAATTGTCGATAATTTTGCCAACAGCCATCCCGAGGCGATCAAGCGGATCGGCGAAATTACGGGCAAGCCCTTTGCCTTCTATGAGCTTGATCTGCTTGATCGGGAGGCGCTGGACGATGTGTTCGCCAGACATGCTGTCGAAGCCGTCATTCATTTTGCGGGGCTTAAGGCTGTGGGCGAGTCGGTGCAGATTCCGCTAAAATATTACCACACCAACATTATGAGCACCTTGAGCTTATGCGAGATCATGCAGAAGCATGGGGTATTCCGCATCGTGTTCAGCTCTTCGGCCACCGTATACGGCGCTCCGGAGTCCGTACCGATTACGGAAGAATTCCCTACCGGCGCCACCAATCCGTACGGACGCACGAAGGAAATGATTGAACATATTTTACGGGATATCGCCGTATCCGATTCCCGCTGGGGCATTTCGATCCTGCGCTACTTTAACCCGATCGGGGCGCATAAGAGCGGGCGGATCGGCGAAGACCCGAACGGCATTCCGAATAATCTGCTGCCCTATATCTCCCAGGTAGCTGTCGGCAAGCTGGCCAAGCTCAGCATATTCGGCAATGACTACCCGACGGCTGACGGAACAGGCGTAAGAGATTATATTCATGTCGTGGATCTGGCGCAGGGCCATCTGAAGGCGCTGGAGAGGATAACGGGCCGTACAGGCGTGGACGTATATAATCTTGGGACGGGCCGGGGGCTGAGTGTACTGGAGATCGTGAAGGCGTTCGAGAAGGTGTCGGGCCAAGCGATTCCTTACCAGATCGTGGAACGAAGAGCGGGCGATATCGCCGTCTGCTACGCCGATACGTTCAAGGCGAATGAAGAACTGGGCTGGAAGGCCGCCCGGGGAATCGAAGAAATGTGCGAGGATACGTGGCGTTGGCAGTCCGCTAATCCCAGAGGCTATGCAGAGAGTGAACTGGAACCATTAAAGTGA
- a CDS encoding glycosyltransferase, translating into MSGKKKLLFVMNSLVCGGAEKSLISLLQSIDYSRCDVDLLLFKHEGLFMNKIPDQVRLLDAPPRYKYFDMSIKKALKNCLAEGKPGLAIARVRAGFLFKKESHPARREQLLWKYSSKSLPQLSTEYDAAIGYMENSPIRYVVDKVVKARKKIGFIHNDYDKLGMNPDLDDKYFSQLDCIATVSEECVQILKDRFPAYKEKIALMHNIVSPSAIIDMSSDESPIQKQAQITLVSVGRLNYQKGFNLAVEACDLLVREGYDIRWYIVGEGEERGSLERLIREKGLQDILILTGLRENPYPYIKQCDIYVQTSLFEGRCLTITEAKILHKPIVSTDFEVIYDQLTDGYNGLIVGRDAHSIYAGVKKLIDDEGLRERFIGNLEHEEMGTEDEVHKLYQWIS; encoded by the coding sequence ATGAGCGGGAAAAAGAAGCTGCTGTTCGTCATGAATAGTCTCGTCTGCGGAGGCGCGGAGAAGTCGCTCATTTCATTGCTTCAATCCATCGATTATTCCCGCTGCGATGTGGACCTGCTGCTGTTCAAGCACGAGGGCCTCTTTATGAATAAGATCCCGGATCAAGTCCGCCTTCTGGATGCTCCACCCAGGTATAAATATTTTGATATGTCCATCAAAAAAGCGCTGAAGAATTGCCTTGCCGAAGGCAAGCCGGGTCTGGCTATAGCGCGGGTTAGAGCGGGATTTCTGTTCAAAAAGGAGAGCCATCCGGCCAGGCGGGAACAGCTGCTGTGGAAATACAGCTCGAAGTCGCTGCCGCAGCTATCCACGGAATACGATGCCGCCATCGGATATATGGAGAATTCGCCTATTCGCTATGTGGTGGATAAAGTGGTGAAAGCTCGTAAGAAGATCGGGTTCATTCATAATGACTACGATAAGCTGGGCATGAACCCGGACCTCGATGACAAGTATTTCAGCCAATTAGACTGCATCGCAACCGTATCCGAAGAATGCGTGCAAATTCTGAAAGACCGGTTTCCCGCCTATAAGGAGAAAATCGCGCTGATGCATAATATCGTGTCTCCCTCCGCCATTATCGATATGTCTTCCGATGAAAGCCCGATTCAGAAGCAAGCACAAATAACGCTCGTCTCTGTCGGCAGGCTGAATTATCAAAAAGGCTTCAACCTGGCTGTGGAGGCCTGCGATTTGCTTGTCCGTGAAGGGTATGACATCCGTTGGTACATCGTCGGCGAGGGCGAGGAAAGAGGGAGTCTTGAGCGTCTGATCCGGGAAAAGGGTCTGCAGGATATTTTAATCCTTACGGGACTCCGGGAGAATCCGTATCCTTATATCAAGCAGTGCGACATCTATGTGCAGACCTCATTGTTCGAAGGCCGCTGCTTGACGATAACGGAAGCCAAAATCCTGCATAAGCCGATTGTCTCGACTGATTTTGAAGTCATCTACGATCAATTGACGGATGGATATAACGGGCTCATCGTGGGCAGGGACGCCCATTCCATATACGCCGGCGTCAAGAAGCTGATCGATGATGAAGGATTGAGGGAGCGGTTCATCGGCAATCTGGAGCATGAAGAGATGGGAACAGAGGACGAAGTCCATAAATTGTACCAGTGGATAAGCTAG
- a CDS encoding glycosyltransferase: protein MKKLLIASYDMEVGGVERSLAGMLNHFDYPSYAVDLMLYRHTGEFMELLPSAARLLPEQPPYATFRKSIYEVFRSGHFMIGLGRLLSRLHASAVGKRKGFKELGYFQMQLMWKYTLPFLPRLDPEYDAAISYLWPHDFVADKVSARTKIAWIHTDYSTVETNVDMDLKTWDKFDRIVAVSEACKESFLAKYGSLKNKVIVIENMTSPEFIRSMAVKESAGDMARDPRFKLVTVARLSHAKGIDNAVRALKLLKDRGYDDIAWYVVGYGGDEDLIRKLIAESGLEDQFILLGKQINPYPYIHCADLYVQPSRYEGKAVTVTEAKILGKPVLITDYTTSRSQVTDGIDGRITALSVEGIADGIEELYLRPDVREKLADHCRKADYGNSSELEKLYRCMDESDAKEGVLSAV, encoded by the coding sequence ATGAAAAAACTGCTGATCGCTTCATATGATATGGAAGTTGGCGGAGTAGAGCGCAGTCTGGCGGGCATGCTTAACCATTTTGACTACCCATCCTATGCCGTTGACCTCATGCTGTACCGCCACACCGGAGAATTTATGGAACTGCTGCCGTCCGCAGCGAGGCTTCTTCCCGAGCAGCCGCCCTATGCGACGTTCCGCAAGTCTATATATGAAGTCTTCCGCAGCGGACATTTCATGATCGGGCTGGGACGGCTCTTATCCAGACTGCATGCTTCAGCGGTAGGGAAGAGGAAAGGATTTAAGGAATTAGGGTACTTCCAAATGCAGTTGATGTGGAAATACACCCTTCCTTTTCTTCCCCGTCTGGACCCGGAATATGATGCCGCCATCAGCTATTTGTGGCCGCATGATTTTGTCGCTGACAAGGTGTCGGCAAGAACGAAGATCGCCTGGATTCATACGGATTACTCCACGGTTGAGACGAATGTGGACATGGATTTGAAGACGTGGGACAAGTTCGACCGCATTGTGGCGGTATCTGAAGCCTGCAAAGAGTCTTTTTTAGCAAAATATGGGAGTCTTAAAAATAAGGTGATCGTCATCGAGAATATGACCTCGCCGGAATTTATCCGATCCATGGCCGTAAAAGAATCCGCCGGCGATATGGCGCGGGACCCGCGCTTCAAGCTTGTTACGGTGGCGAGATTGTCGCATGCCAAAGGAATTGACAACGCGGTCAGAGCGCTCAAGCTGCTGAAAGACCGGGGATATGACGATATCGCCTGGTATGTGGTCGGTTACGGTGGAGACGAGGATTTAATCCGGAAACTGATCGCCGAGTCCGGGCTTGAGGACCAATTTATTCTTCTGGGCAAGCAGATCAATCCTTATCCGTATATCCACTGCGCAGACCTGTACGTTCAGCCCTCGCGTTATGAGGGGAAGGCGGTTACGGTTACGGAAGCCAAGATTCTCGGGAAGCCGGTGCTGATTACCGATTACACAACGTCCCGCAGTCAGGTGACGGACGGAATTGACGGCAGGATCACAGCCTTGTCGGTGGAGGGAATCGCGGATGGCATAGAGGAACTTTACCTCCGTCCCGATGTGCGTGAGAAGCTGGCGGATCACTGCCGGAAAGCCGATTATGGCAATAGCAGTGAACTGGAGAAGCTATACCGCTGTATGGACGAGAGTGATGCGAAGGAGGGTGTTCTTAGTGCGGTATAA